In Antechinus flavipes isolate AdamAnt ecotype Samford, QLD, Australia chromosome 3, AdamAnt_v2, whole genome shotgun sequence, a genomic segment contains:
- the LOC127556394 gene encoding uncharacterized protein LOC127556394 isoform X2 has protein sequence MRPLGSGPTGGAGEQLLPKAGGREQGASPLPFYLPGQATADRRNLKTLESFPCIEAFPSSQIFQDESLRSFFPDLGSSRTLHSDPSPKLCQLKLCPRRTCPSQEMIVGKQPLSVASQGSVGPLGSLSHARLQPTNKWNRALFEWDNTNLCVNGALFPCLLACYVAHIQGECCCLPYLPGALVAMRTALRMSQGIQGSIAEDWLVMCCCPVCGLCQMARQQENPST, from the exons ATGAGACCACTGGGCTCTGGGCCCACGGGGGGTGCCGGAGAGCAGCTGCTGCCCAAGGCCGGGGGCCGGGAGCAGGGGGCCTCACCCCTCCCTTTCTATCTCCCCGGCCAGGCCACGGCTGACCGTCGGAATTTAAAGACCTTGGAGAGCTTCCCTTGCATAGAGGCCTTCCCCAGTAGTCAGATTTTCCAGGATGAGTCCTTGAGGTCCTTCTTCCCGGACTTGGGCTCCAGCAGGACTCTGCATTCGGACCCCAGCCCAAAGCTCTGCCAGCTGAAGCTGTGCCCCCGGAGGACATGCCCCTCCCAGGAGATGATCGTGGGCAAGCAGCCCCTGTCCGTGGCTTCCCAGGGCTCGGTGGGCCCCCTCGGGTCCCTGTCCCACGCCCGTCTCCAGCCCACGAATAAGTGGAACCGAGCCCTGTTCGAATGGGACAACACGAACCTGT GTGTCAATGGGGCCCTGTTCCCCTGCCTGCTGGCCTGCTACGTGGCCCACATCCAGGGCGAGTGCTGCTGTCTCCCCTACCTGCCCGGGGCCCTGGTGGCCATGAGGACGGCCCTCCGGATGAGCCAGGGCATCCAG GGATCTATAGCGGAGGACTGGCTGGTCATGTGCTGCTGTCCAGTTTGTGGTCTCTGCCAGATGGCCCGGCAGCAGGAAAACCCCAGCACATAA
- the LOC127556394 gene encoding uncharacterized protein LOC127556394 isoform X3, producing MIVGKQPLSVASQGSVGPLGSLSHARLQPTNKWNRALFEWDNTNLCVNGALFPCLLACYVAHIQGECCCLPYLPGALVAMRTALRMSQGIQVSQCRPCPPQAPAVPLCFSSPALMRHKSQGPDGQMSPLHWTSMVLLPRRSISCPRVLPSTALCSMNPFTHISHLLGGLFQTHPPSPAPWPPAPLVICVLRSPSHPGQP from the exons ATGATCGTGGGCAAGCAGCCCCTGTCCGTGGCTTCCCAGGGCTCGGTGGGCCCCCTCGGGTCCCTGTCCCACGCCCGTCTCCAGCCCACGAATAAGTGGAACCGAGCCCTGTTCGAATGGGACAACACGAACCTGT GTGTCAATGGGGCCCTGTTCCCCTGCCTGCTGGCCTGCTACGTGGCCCACATCCAGGGCGAGTGCTGCTGTCTCCCCTACCTGCCCGGGGCCCTGGTGGCCATGAGGACGGCCCTCCGGATGAGCCAGGGCATCCAGGTCAGCCAGTGCCGTCCCTGCCCTCCTCAGGCCCCAGCAGTTCCTCTTTGCTTCTCATCCCCAGCCCTCATGAGGCACAAGTCCCAAGGACCCGACGGGCAAATGTCTCCCCTCCATTGGACTTCCATGGTCCTCCTCCCTAGGAGGAGCATCTCCTGTCCCAGAGTCCTCCCCTCTACCGCTCTGTGTTCTATGAACCCATTCACCCACATCTCTCATCTCCTCGGGGGCCTTTTCCAAACTCATCCCCCATCCCCAGCTCCATGGCCGCCTGCACCTCTTGTCATTTGTGTTCTCAGGAGCCCCTCTCATCCCGGACAGCCCTGA
- the RABAC1 gene encoding prenylated Rab acceptor protein 1 — protein sequence MATGNDLFNPGTEEEEGPGLSARTLLPKLLPSGSAGREWLEQRRATIRPWGSFLDQRRFSRPRNLGELCKRLVRNVEHYQSNYVFVFLGLILYCVVTSPMLLVALAVFFGACYILYLRTLQSKLVLFGREVSPAHQYALAGGISFPFFWLAGAGSAVFWVLGATFVVIGSHAAFHQLEAAPEGEELQMEPV from the exons ATGGCGACTGGAAACGACTTGTTTAATCCCGggacggaggaggaggagggaccAGGGCTCAGTGCCAG GACGCTGCTGCCCAAGCTGCTGCCGTCGGGCTCGGCGGGCCGGGAGTGGCTGGAGCAGCGCCGGGCCACCATCCGGCCCTGGGGCTCCTTCCTGGACCAGCGGCGCTTCTCTCGGCCTCGGAACCTGGGCGAGCTGTGCAAGCGCCTGGTGCGCAACGTGGAGCACTACCAAAGCAACTACGTCTTCGTCTTCCTGGGCCTCATCCTGTACTGCGT GGTCACGTCCCCCATGCTCCTGGTGGCCCTGGCAGTATTCTTCGGAGCCTGCTACATCCTCTACCTGCGCACCCTGCAGTCCAAGCTGGTGCTCTTCG GCCGGGAAGTGAGCCCCGCCCATCAGTATGCCTTGGCAGGGGgcatctctttccccttcttctggCTGGCTGGAGCTGGCTCGGCCGTCTTCTGGGTCTTGG GAGCCACCTTCGTGGTCATCGGATCCCACGCGGCCTTCCACCAGCTGGAGGCAGCCCCCGAGGGGGAGGAGCTGCAGATGGAGCCCGTGTGA
- the LOC127556394 gene encoding uncharacterized protein LOC127556394 isoform X1, protein MRPLGSGPTGGAGEQLLPKAGGREQGASPLPFYLPGQATADRRNLKTLESFPCIEAFPSSQIFQDESLRSFFPDLGSSRTLHSDPSPKLCQLKLCPRRTCPSQEMIVGKQPLSVASQGSVGPLGSLSHARLQPTNKWNRALFEWDNTNLCVNGALFPCLLACYVAHIQGECCCLPYLPGALVAMRTALRMSQGIQVSQCRPCPPQAPAVPLCFSSPALMRHKSQGPDGQMSPLHWTSMVLLPRRSISCPRVLPSTALCSMNPFTHISHLLGGLFQTHPPSPAPWPPAPLVICVLRSPSHPGQP, encoded by the exons ATGAGACCACTGGGCTCTGGGCCCACGGGGGGTGCCGGAGAGCAGCTGCTGCCCAAGGCCGGGGGCCGGGAGCAGGGGGCCTCACCCCTCCCTTTCTATCTCCCCGGCCAGGCCACGGCTGACCGTCGGAATTTAAAGACCTTGGAGAGCTTCCCTTGCATAGAGGCCTTCCCCAGTAGTCAGATTTTCCAGGATGAGTCCTTGAGGTCCTTCTTCCCGGACTTGGGCTCCAGCAGGACTCTGCATTCGGACCCCAGCCCAAAGCTCTGCCAGCTGAAGCTGTGCCCCCGGAGGACATGCCCCTCCCAGGAGATGATCGTGGGCAAGCAGCCCCTGTCCGTGGCTTCCCAGGGCTCGGTGGGCCCCCTCGGGTCCCTGTCCCACGCCCGTCTCCAGCCCACGAATAAGTGGAACCGAGCCCTGTTCGAATGGGACAACACGAACCTGT GTGTCAATGGGGCCCTGTTCCCCTGCCTGCTGGCCTGCTACGTGGCCCACATCCAGGGCGAGTGCTGCTGTCTCCCCTACCTGCCCGGGGCCCTGGTGGCCATGAGGACGGCCCTCCGGATGAGCCAGGGCATCCAGGTCAGCCAGTGCCGTCCCTGCCCTCCTCAGGCCCCAGCAGTTCCTCTTTGCTTCTCATCCCCAGCCCTCATGAGGCACAAGTCCCAAGGACCCGACGGGCAAATGTCTCCCCTCCATTGGACTTCCATGGTCCTCCTCCCTAGGAGGAGCATCTCCTGTCCCAGAGTCCTCCCCTCTACCGCTCTGTGTTCTATGAACCCATTCACCCACATCTCTCATCTCCTCGGGGGCCTTTTCCAAACTCATCCCCCATCCCCAGCTCCATGGCCGCCTGCACCTCTTGTCATTTGTGTTCTCAGGAGCCCCTCTCATCCCGGACAGCCCTGA
- the LOC127556394 gene encoding uncharacterized protein LOC127556394 isoform X4 — protein MRPLGSGPTGGAGEQLLPKAGGREQGASPLPFYLPGQATADRRNLKTLESFPCIEAFPSSQIFQDESLRSFFPDLGSSRTLHSDPSPKLCQLKLCPRRTCPSQEMIVGKQPLSVASQGSVGPLGSLSHARLQPTNKWNRALFEWDNTNLWIYSGGLAGHVLLSSLWSLPDGPAAGKPQHIK, from the exons ATGAGACCACTGGGCTCTGGGCCCACGGGGGGTGCCGGAGAGCAGCTGCTGCCCAAGGCCGGGGGCCGGGAGCAGGGGGCCTCACCCCTCCCTTTCTATCTCCCCGGCCAGGCCACGGCTGACCGTCGGAATTTAAAGACCTTGGAGAGCTTCCCTTGCATAGAGGCCTTCCCCAGTAGTCAGATTTTCCAGGATGAGTCCTTGAGGTCCTTCTTCCCGGACTTGGGCTCCAGCAGGACTCTGCATTCGGACCCCAGCCCAAAGCTCTGCCAGCTGAAGCTGTGCCCCCGGAGGACATGCCCCTCCCAGGAGATGATCGTGGGCAAGCAGCCCCTGTCCGTGGCTTCCCAGGGCTCGGTGGGCCCCCTCGGGTCCCTGTCCCACGCCCGTCTCCAGCCCACGAATAAGTGGAACCGAGCCCTGTTCGAATGGGACAACACGAACCTGT GGATCTATAGCGGAGGACTGGCTGGTCATGTGCTGCTGTCCAGTTTGTGGTCTCTGCCAGATGGCCCGGCAGCAGGAAAACCCCAGCACATAAAATAA